The nucleotide sequence GCATCGTCTTCACAACCACAATTGTCACCATTGTCGTTGCTGCCACCATACCACTATCGTTACATTTGCACCCGGACCACCACACTCCCACAATTGTCGTCACTATCAACTCAACCACTCCCACCGCCGTCATCACCACCACATACAACTGCAATCACCACCATCATTTTCACTGCCACAGCCACCgatgccaccaccaccaccaacacaAGTATAATcaccgccgccaccaccacAAGCATAATCGCcaccgccgccaccaccacAAGCATAATCGCCACCGCTTCCTTTACAACAACTGCTACCCCCAATCACCATGAGCTTTTAGCATTATATCAATTTGCACTGTGAGGCTTTTATATCAAGTTATTCTGTAAACGAGTCctatattttttatgttatcaATTTAACGAAGGACCAAACGGTTATACAACTCAAAGACATTAGTTGATACGATTTTAAAATTGCATGGCACAAAATTGAGAAACTTGAAACTCCATAATCTAtttcaaaaattaatttaaacttAGATGATGTAAGCTGTAGTTAAGCACTAGAAGGAAAATACAACAGAATTGGCAATCGCAAAGCTGTGACCCCTAACCTCTAAAATTTGCAGCCGCGAGCAtcacaatatttatatatatattttttgaacaaatctatatttaaatattaaacatCAATACATTGATCGATCATTAATCTATAATAATAGGCTAATAGCAATGATAATACGTTGTTATGGTTTGATTGCTGCTTATTATTATTAAAGACTAGTAAGCGGCCGCGATTCCCTTTAATTATACGAATATTCCGTACGCGTTACGTATTACAAAATTCAAAGTGTATTTTCAGCATGACATTTTAAACTTACGCTCCTGCTTtgatgcatgtaaattaaggtAAATGCGGAAGGAAATGACTTCGCTGGAGCCCTATATATGTTGTATGTTGTGCTTGCCCGTCTGAAGACAAACATTGTCCTGTTAAACTATGTCACCAAAAAATACTTACATATAAAATATATGTTTGTTTCATATGGCATAGTGTGACACGTGGCATAACACTATTGGCGCAAACACACGACATCTACATGTATACTACAAAATAATGATGGATATGAGCTGTTGCATTATATCAAGTATTATATTCAAACATATACGGGGAGAGGTGCGGTCAAACCAAAGCAGGTAGAGAGAATTACAAATGAAGCCCTGAAGATATCAAAAGTCAACATATTATAACTAGTCGTCCTTGTACAGCTAGCTATATATGGTTAGCACCAAATACTATTGAAAGATCAACAACCAGTGGCTGACAAAGCAGTAGTGATATCAAAATGTCGTTGAAGTCCAAAGCAGATCGGGAATGGGGTAGTACCAGTACTAGTGGCGCCGGAAGTACTAGTACCGGGTACCGCGATGATCCGCAGCCGCAGCATGATGAAGATGACGACGACGAGTACAGAAATTACTACATGAAGTGCAACATATCAAGCAGTAGCATATCCGAGATTGAGGAAGAGGAAGGTGATGACATCGATGATGAGAAGAAGGGTAAGATTAAAATACCAAGCGAGATCAAAGAGCTTTTCGGATTCAAAGGGTACCCGCGGCCGATGCCCTCCATCAAAGAAGATATCGATGATCATAGCAGCCACGATGAGAGCGTTTATGTGGGAGTAGGGAAGGGCGAGTCCAGCATGGACGCGCTGACGTGGTCATTAAAGCACGCGGTGGATCCGTCATCGTCAACCACCGTCTATCTCATACATGTTTTTCCGGAGGTCACCTACATTCCCAGTCCATGTGAGCTCCTCTCACTCTGAATAATCATTTCCTGATCAGTGATCATATGTTTTCCCTTAATTACCTAATGTTACATATATATGTGATAAGATTTTTCCCCTTTTTAATTCTCTTTTTAATTTAATCTAGCTAATTAAGCTATCAGACAACTTAATTACCAAGTTGAAATAAATCCTATTATTTGTATCATCGATCAAGTTCGCATAAATCACGGAGGAAAATTTAAGGCAAACTAGCCTACCCAGTCCATGTTCGTGATGATTTACTTATTCTTAACAAGTATATGCTCTGCTGCACGCTTATATAGAATTAAGATAGTGTTATTtatacactcatttttacttcctACAAACCTATTTCTACGTCTTACGCACCTTTGTTAATTTTGtattgttgatcttcttcaattctttgTGGCCGGAATGAAAATGGTGCATAAGAAGTGAAAATAGCATTACCCTAAAATTATTGCATCTGTATGTAGTTTGTGCGAGTGATCGGATCCCTTGAGCTTGAAATTAAATGATTTGATAACTGTAGTGGGAAAGCTTCCAAAAAACCAAGTGACCTCACAACAGGTAGAAACTTACATGGCCGAGGAAAGAGGCAAGAGGAGAGTGCTCCTTCACAAGTTCATTGATAAATGCTCAGCTGCAAAGGTACAATAATGTTTCATTAATCCCATTACTTAATACTGCAAATTAAACGAGACACCAAATTGTTATATATACTACATTGAACTGCATCACCATCTCCCTTTATTACATTAATACTAGTGTATGCGCGTAGGTTAAGGTGGATACAATACTGATTGAAAGTGATATGATCGGAAGGGCTATTTTGGACCTCATCCCTATTCTCAACGTAACAAAGCTTGTCATTGGAACTAACAGATCTAATCTAAGGTAATTAACCAATATATTTATTATAATAAGCTAAACAAATTTCTCAATCGGTCATAATTTATTGGTGAGTTATATATCTGGAAATGCATTGGTGCGTAGGAAAGTTATGTCTAAGAAAGGCAGCGGGATTGGTGCTCAAATACTTCAAAGTGCACCCGAAGGCTGTGAGGTAAACATCATATGCCAAGGAAACCCAGTGACAAAGACGATGATGGATCAGCCTCAGCCACCGACTGAGTCGTCGTTCTCCCCACCTCCCAAGGACGGTACAACGACGATTATTAGTACTACTAATAGAACTACCAACTCTATGCAATTGCAAGGAGACCAACATCAGAGGACTGAAAAGCCGGCCTCTTCATTCTTCTGTTTTAAACCCAAGTCTTAATATATAAACTCAGCAACAGTAGCGATGATAGAGCCCCATGGGCAATGGCCATACCCTTACTTTACCTTTTTGGTGAACACCCTTTACTTGACTTTCCCAAGCGTTCAAAATCATCATTGTAACAATTATACATTTTGTTAAGATATTTACTTGAATGGTCATCATCACTGTAACAAATTACATGCATATGTTTTATCTGAATTTCAAGAAACCGGATTGCAATCCAAGTTCTATTTCTATCTGAATTTCATATCGtttatattttcaattgttAAGTTTTAAATCGTTATGCACGAATAAGTTGACAGCTGTTAATCGGAGATATTTTGCAAATCTCATAGGGTACGGACAGTACAGAAGATGAAGAATAAGAGGACTTATACCAGTCTTTTTCTCAGGGAAGGTTGTTGGGTACGAAACCCCTAATCCGGATGGTGGGGGGAGGGTTTAGGATAGTGGTGGGCCATGGGAGATTTTAtgagtatatatattttttagtacatcgatatttttatattaagaaATAGATAATTCGGTTAAATTACACAATAAGCAACCTAATTTAATAAGGTGGTCTGACTTCCGATCCTAAAACTTTCTCTTTTATCATAGTTAAACCCCGTGACGGTGTATGTCTGGTACGCAACAATTTGCATTACAAGAAGAAAGGAGGCAATAATTGTGCAATAAAATTTTCTAACTGTCAACAGGCCACAACAACAAACACGCAGTTTCTCAtaagggaaaattaggttcacatcacTCTTTTTGTTActttattaattaaaatcatatttattttcaatttttaattaagaTCCTTGAgtattaataatattattaattatttgaataataaaatatttttatttttaaatatatttctttAATGTTAacaatgttacaattagtatatttttatttatggttaaattttttatcatatatttttatttttgagcgATCTTGTCAGTTTGTGACAAAATTTAAGTCCGGTGTAGGGCTTGCTTGGCATTTGATTTCTTAAATGTTTATCCACTATTTCTTCGGCCTTCATCTTAATCTACGAAATATACATTGGACCTTCACCTTCTCAAGCACAATGGCGTAGCCAGAAATTATTTGATGGGTGGGCTAAGCTAAAATTATTAATccgaaatcaaaattttaatcataTTTTGTCTTCATAAAGTTATATAATAGTAAAAACTTGAATGTAGTAATTTGAAGCAAGAATTTTATGCTATTTTTTTCTAGGTTTCTAGCCTTCAAAGCTTTCAAGTGAATAAAATAAGAAACCATTTGTGGTATgaaagttttaatttattactaTTAAATATAATATTGGTTAAAGTGATGAGTTTATTTAACATCTATTAGCTCTTATTATTCTTAAAAACAACcttactaataaaaaaatttcatttcttaagtgaaatatgacaattaaaaatcataaactaacccaaaaactaatatttttaaGCTTGAAGAATCAAACTCTCCCTATGCTATAGCCTAGGGGAGCCTTGTACTTGGCTCCGCCCTTGCTCAAGCAAGCCAGTTTTCTTCATGCAAAACTGGTTTATTCCTGACTCTAAGAGAAAAACTAATGGAAGTGGTTTATGTATGGTAGTCTACTCCAAGGGATGAGCTCATAATTATCTCGCatgcaaataatatatattaactGCACAAAGTTTATAATGGAAACCGTTTCAGTTTCATCATCCACATTAAATACCACTcctataaaaaatcatttgaataaGGGATTATTTAGTCATTAAAATATATAACAACTTAACATAGTAAGTACCAAATAACATATTCATAATAAACTGCTCATTTATTTgacactttgaattattatataattaattttcgattcaattaatttttcgTAAAAGTGATCCTCAAATGATGATTAATAAATTGAATAGTTTTGATCgttaaatttatatatgctcAAGATACGTTATTCATAAATAGAGGGATATGTGCATAGTATTATCCTTTCTGAAATCCTATTAAGTTTCAAGGCTGGTGCTCAAAAAAACACATGGTAAATCAAATCTTCCATTTGTAAGATAATAATTGGCAAGTTATATTGAAAAAATTTACTACTAATTATAATAATGTATAATGTAATAAAATTCTACATTATTAACTTGTGCATCTGAATAACAGCTGTATTATTCATATGTGTTGACGCATTATCTACAAAAACTTGTTATACTCAATGTGTTAATTTCAACCTTACCTttataagaccatctccaacccttgggctaaaagccaaattttttagcccgaaaaatttagcttttagcccggaaacatcttttctgctccaacccttctatcctaaaattttagcccggaattattaaagaatgaaattagcctaaatttttttcttaaatcaattttttttttaaaatagatatgtagattattgtaaattaattttatgaacattttaatctaaaaaaatttaaattccgataaacatttcgcatttagcccggggggaaacctggggggtatttggcccagaaatagcatttggcatttagcctaaaattttagcatgggttggagagtgtttggggggataatttggggggtaatttggcttttagcccagggttggagatggtctaagggaaATGCAACACGAATAAAGTAAATTATAATAGTGTGTGAGAAAGAGTGCGAAGCTGAATTCAAATACGGCGGCTGTACTGTGTAGGCTCTAGTTAATTAAAGTCGCCGTCGATGAAAACGTATATTGGTGGGTGAGCCATGTGGCAACTCGACTAAACTTAAAGTAATAATATGTTCAATATTGATGGCCGGCTTGCTCACTCCATAGGTACATTTTTGTTTATCATCATAATTATGatgtatatttattatataCTTAATTATTTGataagtatttttttatttaattctagttaatttttacattaatattaaattttaaaatttgaaaaaaaattaccatAATTAAGTGAAATAACATGTGTTAGATGATTATGTATATGATACGCATACACCAAAATTTAAGGTGGTGAGTAAAGAAGCTCCCCTCCATACTCCATAGTCCATGCTAGAGGCACAAATGATGTACATAACGGTAGTTGTCATCACTTaattagaaaatatttttggttaGAGTCTTacatatttacatgaagtttGACACTTAATTAAGGTTAACAAGTTTATAATTGTTTAAATTTGTTATAGTTTGTATTAAAGTATTTATTGTAAAATATGTTGGTAAATATCcgtcaaaaaaaaaagaaaaaaagtaggCGAGTAGGGGATCATGCACAATAAAAACGAGGACGGGATCATTCACAATAAAAACGAGGACGGGATCATTCACAATAAAAACGAGAACGGGATCATTCACAATAAATTGAAATGTGATGACACCCTGGCTCACGTGAATACTGCTGTGCTGCCTGCCCGCCTGGCTGACGTGTAAGGCATTATGTATGTGTCTGAGTGTGACTATGAATTATGATGAGAGAGAGGAAAATTAGCAGAAGCACTCCACAGTCAAACAAACAAGCAACGAGTCGCCAGTGGAGTGCTGCCGCTGTCCCTCGATTACTTGGGAGTTGAACTTTGTACGTCTTTGTATCTTATGACCCTCAGCCTGTGTGCTAACCACGATTGTGCCATTGTCCTTGTCGTGGCTGGCAGGAAAGAAATTGCCTGAAGCCAAACCAGTAGAATATTACTATTAACAACCATGCATGCATTTTGTTTTTGCTAAAAATAACGTCTCGTCTTTACTACAATATAACCACTTAAATATCATATATAGCTCGTGCATCACATGGACGTATTTTTCCCCACTTGTTTTTAGTTATCACACACttctctttatttataaatatatatctaTTTACTTTTAAGTAACAAGTCTTAAgttaaaatatcaaaaataataatattttcaactaatttattttgcaaTCTCCTTAGTACAAATATATCATgaatcaaaagaaaagaaaaacatgacCAAGTGATTTTCATTCGACCATCATACTGTAAAGGCAAGTGTGTTCATtatcaaaaaaaatttggatcaTGTTGTAAACGGTCGGACATGCATGATGTGTAGATATTATGATAAATTATTGCAAACAATGTCAATTCCTAAACGAACCTAGCTTTTAAATTGGGAAGGATTCATGTCATCAACTATCATATTAAAATTGCAATTAATTATTCACAAGTTTTACCTTTTAAGAGGGTAAAAAGacattaatattaaaaaatacttTACACATGATAATGTATTATTAGATTGACACACCAGTCGTTTAATGTGTATCATTCTCTACTTGTTTTTATGAAAGTTTCAGTGGGTTACTTAACTTGTAAGaaacaaaagagagaaaaaattgTGAAGTGAGAAAATGAAGAATGGCAACAAGTGCAAATTGTGAGAGAATTGGTACCCAAATGATTGAGTTTAAAAGCTGAAAGTCAGTGACTCGTTTATTTAACTTCCCTTCCCTCTCTGTATACTAATAAAAGTCCTGTTGTCCATACAAAGAAAAGcacacatctctctctgtcTGTCTTTGAGTCTGCGAGTCTGATCTTATCTGGGGAGGGCTGTGAGAGTGGTAGTATCTGTCTGGTGGCAGATTAGATTGGCAAATTGTCAATGGCGGATCTCAAGTCAAAGTTTCTGAAGGTGTACTCCGTTCTGAAATCGGAGCTGTTGGAAGACCCTGCTTTCGACTTCACCAATGACTCTCGCCAATGGGTTGAGCGGGTATTGATCTCTTCATTCTTCACTTTTACCATCACCAAtacaattcaattcaatgaattcgTTTGGTATCGCTGTCtattttctcatatttttattACAAGTAAAATTGGAACTCCATAACCATAATCCATCAACTGTTTCCTTCCTTTGTTTACGAAGTCAAAACAACACATTTGATTTAATTTCGGTGATCTAGTTCCAATCTGTCGTCGTCGGGATTTTACATACATCATTAGCCCCATCACTTGCAATAATTGAAGCCCACCTGCATTTAGACGATTGGGATTCTCTCCTGAATCCTGTACTGACTGccaaattttcctttttctgttaCAGATGCTGGACTACAATGTGCCTGGAGGCGAGACTTGAGTTTcagttcaatttcttaattaagCGATCAATTCATCAGCTTGTCCTTCAAGTATGCCtgtcaaaggattctgactctTTTCCTGTCCTTCAGGGAAGCTTAATCGGGGATTGTCTGTTATCGACAGCTATCAGTTGTTGCAACAAGGAAGGGAATTAACTGAAGATGAAATCTTCCTGGCCAGCGCTCTCGGTTGGTGCATCGAATGGGTATGGAAACTAAACCACTTCCATTCTCTTTTGAGCCTCTACATATTATTGTTTAGCTTGTTTCAGCATTACTCTAGTGCATTGCACGAGAAGCTTTCAATTTTATGGTTTTACTACTTTCAGCTTCAAGCATTCTTTCTGGTTCATGATGACCTCATGGACGGCTCTCACACACGGCGTGGTCAACCTTGTTGGTTTAGATTGCCCAAGGTTTGTAGGAGGAGCAACCATATGTACGTTAATTTATTCATTTTTGTGTTGTCTTTGTAGTTAAATCAATTAACTTGGGAAGCTGTACCATGTAGGTTGGTATGATTGCAGTAAACGATGGTGTTGTGCTTCGAAACCATATCCCAAGGATTCTCAGAAAGCATTTCAGAGAAAAGCCATATTATGTGGATCTTCTTGATTTGTTCAACGAGGTAGGGGACTTGCAAATTGTTGACCGGATAATTTCTCTCCTTCATAGAGAGCTAAACGCTAACTTATGTCATGTTTCCGCAGGTGGAATTTCAAACTGCCTCAGGTCAGATGATAGATTTGATCACTACTATCGAAGGAGAAAAAGACCTATCCAAATATTCATTGTCAATGTGAGTGAAAAGTCGTACAAGATCATTGCCATTTGCCCCTAATAAAATGCTTGTAGGCATGCTAAGATTCAAACCCATATGCTATTGCCTATTATGAATCTCAATGCACCATGCTGTAGAAAAGAATGCAAGGGTTTCCATGCAATTCACAGATGCACGTTGAGAAATGAATCTTGTTACAGAGACCGATCCTTTGCCTTATTTTGTTTGGTGTATTCATAAGCTTTCACTATTGGAACAATTTTCCATCTTCAT is from Malus sylvestris chromosome 5, drMalSylv7.2, whole genome shotgun sequence and encodes:
- the LOC126623345 gene encoding uncharacterized protein LOC126623345 — its product is MSLKSKADREWGSTSTSGAGSTSTGYRDDPQPQHDEDDDDEYRNYYMKCNISSSSISEIEEEEGDDIDDEKKGKIKIPSEIKELFGFKGYPRPMPSIKEDIDDHSSHDESVYVGVGKGESSMDALTWSLKHAVDPSSSTTVYLIHVFPEVTYIPSPLGKLPKNQVTSQQVETYMAEERGKRRVLLHKFIDKCSAAKVKVDTILIESDMIGRAILDLIPILNVTKLVIGTNRSNLRKVMSKKGSGIGAQILQSAPEGCEVNIICQGNPVTKTMMDQPQPPTESSFSPPPKDGTTTIISTTNRTTNSMQLQGDQHQRTEKPASSFFCFKPKS
- the LOC126623343 gene encoding farnesyl pyrophosphate synthase-like isoform X1, translated to MADLKSKFLKVYSVLKSELLEDPAFDFTNDSRQWVERMLDYNVPGGKLNRGLSVIDSYQLLQQGRELTEDEIFLASALGWCIEWLQAFFLVHDDLMDGSHTRRGQPCWFRLPKVGMIAVNDGVVLRNHIPRILRKHFREKPYYVDLLDLFNEVEFQTASGQMIDLITTIEGEKDLSKYSLSIHRRIVQYKTAYYSFYLSVACALLMSGEELEKHIDVKNILVEMGIYFQVQDDYLDCFGDPETIGKIGTDIEDFKCSWLVVKALELCNEEQKKVLHENYGKPDPENVAKVKALYKELDIEGVFADYESKSHKKLTSWIEGHPSKAVQAVLKSFLGKIYKRQK